A segment of the Salvelinus namaycush isolate Seneca chromosome 42, SaNama_1.0, whole genome shotgun sequence genome:
catatactacccaccattgtgacctgtatgctctcgttggctggtcctcgctacatattcgtcaccaaacccactggctccaggtcatctataagtctttgctaggtaaagccccacttaatctcagctcactggtcaccatagcaaaacccacccatagcacgcgctccagcaggtatatctcactggtcatccccaaagccaattcctctttggccgcctttccttgtggttctctgctgctaatgactggaacgaattgcaaaaatcactgaagctggagtcttacatctccctcactagctttaagcatcggctgtcagagcagctttccgatcattgcacctgtacacagcccatctgtaaataacccacccaactacctcatccccatatttgtatactttttttgctcctttgcaccccagtatctctacttgcacattcatcttctgcacatctatcactccagtgttaatgctaaattgtaattatttcgccacgaTGGCCTATTTATGTATTGCCCTACCTCCCTAATcgtactacatttgcacacactgtatacagatttttctattgtgttattgactgtacatttgtttatcctatttgtaactctgtgttgtttgtgtcacactgctttgctttatcttggccaggtcacagttgtaaatgagaacttgttctcaactggcctacctggttaaataaaggttaaataataaatacaaatatattaaaaaagcTAAGATTCTGGAATCCTTGGTAAATGTACAACTTTGCTATTTTCTAtctgagaaatgtattttgaatgtaaaccaatcagggtttaggcctgggcaGAGCACTACTACAGCCACCACTATAGTTGGCATGGATCTTGTCAATGCTTTAGACACAAAAATAAATATGCTGCTTTGTTTGTGGGCTTGTCATGCCATTTTATTGAATAAGTTGTAATCGATAGGCCTGAGCTCTGACGCCTGTTCATGGTTTCAGAACTCAGGCCATTGTGATTGATGGGGTTATTTAATACATAAAGGTGTACCACATGGGTCAATCTGATAAAAATTGTAAACTTAATCTCCAGTGCATTCagaacgtattcagaccccttgactttttccacattttgttacattacagacttatttttttacttcatcaatctacacacaataccccataatgacaaagttaaaacaggttgaattttttttttatatatacaccttatttacataagtattcacaccctttgctatgagactcgaaattgagctcaggtgcatcctgtttccattgatcatccttgagatgtttctacaacatgaatggagtccacctgtggtaaattcaattgattggacatgatttggaaaggcacacaaaatcaaatcaaatcaaatgttattggtcacatacacttgtttagcagatgttattgcgggtgtagtgaagtgcttgtgcttctagttccgacagtgcagcaatatctaacaatttcacaacatatacccaatacacacaaatctaagtaaggaatggaattaagaatatatggacaagcaatgtcagagcggcatagactaagatacagtagaataatatagaatacagtatatacatatgagatgagtaatgcaagatatgtaaacattattaaagtgacattattgaagtggccaatgatttcaagtctgtgtatataGGCAGGAGCCTATCTGTGCTAGTGATGGGTATatatctgatggccttgagatagaagctggtttttagtctctcggtctcagctttgatgcacctgtactgacctcgccttctggatgatagcggagtgaacagatctatataaggtcccacagttgacagtgcatgtcagagcaaaaaccaagccatgaggtcgaaggaattgtccatagagctccgagacaggattgtgtcgaggcacagatctggggaagggtaccaaaacatttctccagcattggagatccccaagaacacagtagcctccaccattattaaatggaagaagtttggaacctagagctggccacctggccaaactaagcaatcggcggcgaaggtccttggtcagggaggtgaccaggaacccaatggtcacgctaacagagctccagagttcctttgtggagatgggagaaccttccagaagtacaaccatctctgcagcactccaccaattaggcctttatggtagagtggccagatggaagccactcctcagtaaaaggcacatgacagcccgcttggagtttgccaaatggcacccaaaggactctcagaccatgagaaacaagattctctgctctgatgaaaccaagattgaactctttgggctgaataccaagagtcacgtctggaggaaacctgccaccatccttacagtgaagcatggtggtggcagcatcatgctgtgggaatgtttttcaggggctgggactgggagactagtcaggattgagggaaagatgaacggagcaaagtacagagagatccttgatcaaaccctgctccaaagcgctcagaacctcagactagggcaaaggttcaccttccaacaggacaacgacccgaagcacacagccaagacaatgcaggagtggctttgggacaagtccttgaatatccttgagtggcccagccagagcccagacttgaacctgatcgaacatctctggagagacctgaaattagctgGGCAGCaatgctccacatccaacctgatagagcttgagaggatctgcagagaagaatgggagaaactccccaaatgtgccaagcttgtagcgtcatacctaagaagactcgagtctgtaatcactgctaatggtgcttcaacaaagtactgagtaaagggtctgaatacttatgtaaatttgatatttccgttttttatacattttcccaaatgtctaataacctgtttttgctttgcattatggggtactgtgtgtagattgatgaaggggggaaaacaattttagaataaggctgtaatgtaacaaaatgtggaaaaagtccagaaaCAAATTGTGCCTTTCTCTAAGCAGTAGGAAGCAGGTTATTCAGTCAACCTTTGAATCTGTTCTTGATTAATGTGATATTATTGATCAAAGTGCAGATGTTACGACTCTTATATGTAATCTACCATAGCGTCCTTCATTTTGTTACAGGTTACAGTTttgatactcatcactgcatcctgtatcaaaagttTGCTGTTCTTCGCTAAAGACCCATAGATTTCTACATTactccctttttgtttacaagGCCCTACATAAATGTCAGTTTTATCTAACTTTGTTGTTGAATTAAAGGCACCTGTGTTGCCTAACCCATTCACAGGATTGATTAACTCTTGAGGTCTCCTCAGAGCTAGGttaaatctgcttttagttttaatgcacTGTATTGCTGGAACAAAATTCAAAACACATTTCATCTGTTGTTCTGGTGCCATTTGGGCCATTTAAAGTATTGATTGGGGATTTGGTGGAGGAATGTAACTGTTTTTCAGGGTGATTTAtgatgttttatttgtgcttCCCATGCCTGTGattttgtattttaatgtttgtgtatatatatatatatatatatataatgtgtgtgtgtgtataatgtgtatattATACAAGGCACAATATTTATTCTCTGTTAAAGTAAAAGTTCAATAAAATAATGCTccttctactctgtttatcatttatcctgatgcctagtcaccttacccctaatACTGTATGTTGACACGCACACTTATAGACACACTCCATGTATGCAGTTACCCAGGACTCCTCCGACGTGTAAAAGGGTCGTCACTATTTACCACAGTAACAAAGTcaaaaccccgcctatttctgcAAATTGTCTTCTTagaatctgattttaaacctaaccttaaattaagaccaaaaaaaaaatgtttttatttacatGAACCTTTAcgatatagacaattttgactttgtggctgtggtaactagtggaaccCCTGTGAAAGGCGGAAATACGCAAAACAACATCTAGTCTGCCGGAAACTCACACGAAGAAGTAAACGGAAGTGAACAGTTATACAAATTCTTTTCCACGTTATCGTTTTTATTTAGACGTGTATTGACACACTGGAACTCAAAATATGACTCCTTTAACTGTATACCATCATACCCCATGTCGTGTTTAATTCACGTTGGAGACAGGACTTGGTTGATAGCTGTTATCTAGgaaacgctagctagctagctgctaacgttagcaaaatggctaactgtatggtttttcacactcaaatagcctccatcatggaggtgctagcgaatgcagccgtggcagagatctgtaaACTGGTAGAtgacgactatgcagtgtttcgtttggaaataaaTCAAAGCCAGAGAGAAAACAGGGCATTGCGGAGGAAACTACTAGAACTGAAGGTGGCACGGGAGCGCGCAGAGAGGACAATGCGAGAGCGCGTCCTCGCCAGTCGCCCAAGTAGTGTCAAGATCCTTgaccgatacagaggaatggcaagaggtacattttgcAGAAGGCAGAGGCTGTGCGACCTGTTGCCGTTCATATATAGTTCAGTGCCTGTCGAACCGTTCCCCTCTGCACATGTGTTCAGATATTACCCAGAATTGGGTCTTGATCAGTTTTTGGATCGTATGCAATAAATCCCCTGATTACTTAACTATCTTGTGAGAAACACAATCATATTCTAACCAGATTCTTGATTTACTGCATTTTCTATTATTTACTAAATTAAACAATTAGATGCATGGAACATAATCCATACTCAATAAATTGTTTTTCAAGAAGTTATGAGAAGTGTTACCTTACATCCTTACCAATTGTTGACAGTGTCAAAAGTGTACAATATAGCATTGACAGTAGCTAACCTAACTAGCTCATTTCCCCCAATCActctctcaggtgaaggacatctcactggaggccacagaagctttgtgaagccagcggaacacaatacatggagagatgaccaaccaatGACTGTTGATGAGGagagtggaacctcaacccagcacATTATCAtgatagaggttagtgtaatAGTGTTGCATTAAAAACAATGAGTTACTTTGTAAATCAAATGTGTCCCGTTTATTTCAGAAAATCTCCCCTCAGCTATTCACTTGCTTACATGTAACGTCCTCATTTATCCTCAGTTAAATaaaggaaagagaaaaaaaagaagttATCTGCCATAGGGGAGCATGTGAGACTTCCTTACGACATTGTTATCTTCTTGTGTCAGTCTGCAGATgcagaggctgcaggtcctggggtcaaactggagaggtctgaaggagaggaggacccacGGAACATAAGAGACATTCAGTCTGGAGCGCCCTCTGTAGCCACGGAGGACCCCACCACCCCAGCGCAGCCCAGGACCCGACGCAGCatcacggaggtcagtggaacACCGAACGCCGTCCtcaagtcagagacagacaccaaGACTTTAACTGTAACACACAGGCTCTTACACACAGGATCTGACCACAGATCAGACCCAGAGAGATTGGGGCTGGGTAGACTGGGCAGTCCTCTTGCTCCCAGCTCAGAGTATTTACCAGTATTTCACAAGAGCCCGAGGACGGGTAATTCCCGCGGGGATGGTGATGGTGACGCGTTAGACACTGCCGGTGATGATCCGTCTTGTTCTTACACTACAGAGATGGACCCTGGCAACATGCCCTTGGGTTTAGacacacagactgatctgtctAGAGGGGACTGGAACCGGCGCAGTAGTTGTGTATACTCTGAAGGGTGCCTAGATAAGAAAGAGGAGGTTATATTGGCAGATGAGGGGACTGTAAAAGTGGAGGGCGACATTCCTCCCACGTGGAATGCAGATAGTCACCTTGGAGATGGACACTCACAGGGCAGAGATTTCTTAGATTACAGGGGAAGCTTGGAGACAAATCCAAATGTCGCCACCCACTCCCCTTTACACGTGTTCAAGGATCGCGACCCAGTGTCCACGTTGATGGCACCTTCTGATTCACACGGCTGTGTTCTTTTCGATCGGGTATTGAACTCAAACGACAGATCTAGAGCCCAGGCTCAGGAAGGGGGAGCCACATCAGGCAATAGTAAAGAgaaacggttcctctgcatgttctgtaacaaaggcttcagcaGCTCCCAGAAGGTGGAGAGGCACCAGAgggtacacacaggagagaaaccattcagctgtacccagtgtgaGAAAAGGTTCTCTCGCCAGGACaccctgaagaggcaccagaggatccacacaggggagaaaccttacagctgttcACAGTGTCACATGCGCTTCGCACAGGCTGGTCAACTTAAGATGCACTTGAAGGTCCATACAGGAGAAAGGCCATTTGCATGTATACACtgcgggaagaggttctcagagaggagctacctcaggCTACACCAGCAGAAAAAACATTCCACTCTATAACATAGAAAGTAACCATTCCACTTGATAgcttctatatatatatattttttaatcccccttttcgtggtatccaattgttagtagttactgtcttgtctcatcactacaactcccgtacaggctcgggagagacgaaggtcgagagccatgcatcctccgagccgcactgcttcttaacacagcgcgcatccaacccggaagccagccgcaccaatgtgttggaggaaacaccgtacacctagcgacctggtcagcccggcccgccacaggagtcgctagtgcgcgatgagacaaggatatccctaccagccaaaccctccctaacccagacgacgctaggccaccggctgcgacagagcctgggctcgaacccagagtctctggtgccttagaccactgcgccacccgggaggccctccaCTCGATAGCTTCTGACGTTTATATCAAACCCTGCAAAAAAGAATGTCAGCTGAAAATATCCACAGATGCATTTGGAATAACAAGAGTCACAGATTTCAGTGTTGAATATTCCTGGGTAGAATATTGCACCCAGACGTGTGATATGTAAGGCATATATAAGCCTGAAAAGTCTTTTACATAGTGTTTGTACTGTAATGTTTACAAATGTCTATTTCATTACTTCCATTCAACAATACATTTTTTCCCAAGACACTTTTTTAGTAAGAAAGTGAATGCAGTTTTAGTTTAGACATGTGTATGTGTGGTTTTCATATGGTGCATTTAACCCTTGTTTatgtttaataaacacaaaatgggACTTTTTATTCTGACTTTCATTGAGACTCCctttaatatacactgagtatacaaaacattaataacacctgctctttccatgacatagactgaccaggtgaaagctatgatccgttaatgatgtcacttgttaaatccaattcaatcagtgtagatgaagaggaggagacagggtaaagaagGACTTTTACGCCAATTTTTTTACGCCAattcagacatggattgtgtatgtgtgccattcagagggtgaagggGCAAGACAAGATTTAAGtgactttgaacagggtatggtagtaggtgccaggcgcaccagtttgtgtcaagaactgcaacggtgctgggtttttcacgctcaacagtttcctgtgtgtatcaagaatggtccaacacccaaaggacatccagttaacttgacaca
Coding sequences within it:
- the LOC120034727 gene encoding zinc finger protein 420-like — its product is MTVDEESGTSTQHIIMIESADAEAAGPGVKLERSEGEEDPRNIRDIQSGAPSVATEDPTTPAQPRTRRSITEVSGTPNAVLKSETDTKTLTVTHRLLHTGSDHRSDPERLGLGRLGSPLAPSSEYLPVFHKSPRTGNSRGDGDGDALDTAGDDPSCSYTTEMDPGNMPLGLDTQTDLSRGDWNRRSSCVYSEGCLDKKEEVILADEGTVKVEGDIPPTWNADSHLGDGHSQGRDFLDYRGSLETNPNVATHSPLHVFKDRDPVSTLMAPSDSHGCVLFDRVLNSNDRSRAQAQEGGATSGNSKEKRFLCMFCNKGFSSSQKVERHQRVHTGEKPFSCTQCEKRFSRQDTLKRHQRIHTGEKPYSCSQCHMRFAQAGQLKMHLKVHTGERPFACIHCGKRFSERSYLRLHQQKKHSTL